The following proteins come from a genomic window of Pseudomonas cichorii:
- a CDS encoding DUF5924 family protein, translating to MPDWNSYVTRTLGLIRRYPGVIAAGGFISGIASFILVDRQAGLATWIAIVMLISWLWLMIENSVVRLFSKTFGREIPQGLLRYGTQLIHQESLFFVLPFFFVTTTWNSGQLVFTALLGAAGLISIIDPLYYKWLAPRRWLFMALHTLTLFAALLTALPIILNLTTSQSYKLALGTAMLLSFPSLASSFPINTWRRGVAVIAVTLAVGSAGWLLRSWVPPATLWLTEVAISTDFDNKNRTPGESIKQISATQLRRDGLYAYTAINAPRGLEERIYHVWRRDGQEVERIALDIHGGRKEGYRAWTHKQNFPKDVVGRWQIRVLTEDGQMIGVLRFEVTDTDQPAVTRPTGRLIKLKPGGDDEKPEPQPAPEQKSEPEQEQEKPASQPAPEAPAAQ from the coding sequence ATGCCTGACTGGAACTCCTACGTAACCCGCACCCTGGGATTGATACGACGCTATCCGGGGGTGATTGCGGCAGGGGGTTTCATCTCCGGGATCGCCAGTTTCATTCTGGTGGACCGTCAGGCGGGTCTGGCGACCTGGATCGCGATTGTCATGCTGATCAGCTGGCTGTGGCTGATGATCGAAAACAGCGTGGTACGGCTGTTCAGCAAGACGTTCGGTCGGGAAATACCTCAGGGCCTGCTGCGTTACGGTACGCAACTGATCCACCAGGAAAGCCTGTTTTTCGTGCTGCCGTTCTTTTTCGTCACCACGACCTGGAACAGCGGGCAACTGGTGTTCACGGCCTTGCTGGGGGCCGCAGGCCTGATCTCGATCATCGATCCGCTGTACTACAAATGGCTGGCGCCACGCCGCTGGCTGTTCATGGCCCTGCATACCCTGACGCTGTTCGCGGCACTGCTCACGGCGCTGCCCATCATTCTCAACCTGACCACTTCGCAAAGTTACAAACTGGCACTGGGCACCGCCATGCTGCTGTCCTTTCCCAGTCTGGCCTCCAGCTTTCCGATCAATACCTGGCGACGCGGCGTAGCGGTCATCGCCGTGACGCTGGCGGTGGGCAGCGCGGGCTGGCTGCTGCGCTCCTGGGTGCCGCCAGCAACCTTGTGGCTGACCGAAGTCGCCATCAGCACCGACTTCGACAACAAGAACCGCACACCGGGCGAGAGCATCAAGCAGATAAGCGCCACGCAGCTACGCCGCGACGGCTTGTACGCCTACACCGCCATCAATGCCCCGCGAGGTCTTGAAGAACGCATCTACCATGTCTGGCGACGTGACGGCCAGGAAGTGGAGCGCATCGCGCTGGATATCCATGGCGGCCGCAAGGAAGGCTATCGTGCCTGGACCCACAAGCAGAACTTCCCGAAAGACGTGGTCGGGCGCTGGCAGATCAGGGTGCTTACCGAAGACGGGCAAATGATCGGTGTGCTGCGCTTTGAAGTCACCGATACCGATCAACCGGCCGTCACCCGGCCAACAGGTCGGCTGATCAAGCTCAAACCGGGCGGCGATGATGAAAAGCCTGAGCCGCAACCGGCTCCAGAGCAGAAGAGCGAACCGGAACAGGAGCAGGAAAAACCTGCGTCTCAGCCAGCGCCCGAAGCGCCGGCTGCGCAATGA
- a CDS encoding M16 family metallopeptidase — protein sequence MRCLLFACLLLSSLPSLALDRLQVEGYLLPNGLQVLLKPGYEKGHVAIRLVVGIGFDDFACQDKELPHLLEHLLFSGTDDSGEGGLEERMQALGGEWNAFTSNTDTTFVIEAPASNQRKILDLLLEILTNTELLQSRFDEVKRIVEREDGGHFSHLQRLLDRRESGTGASNQLAMELGLKCAERPQVDDITLKQVEDVFASWYAPNNMTLIVVGDLDRLLPSYLERTYGQLNPIDPIEHPPLAESNGTAQASSTLIRGMLGEGARLHLTFAEPQLEKQHDETWELVEAYLDWALYTELRLKHGLSYGPSADREVFGEVGFMSLNADLERDDIHEAEQSIRTLLKRLSKEGMQPATFARLQQAAIARQAWAVQGNSALADYYWGALNDYENGRFVDPVKRIKAVSLDTANHAMRQLLAKPGYWRVEKSLLSYDDLYGLAALVVGLIGLLVFWRVRKRLRK from the coding sequence ATGCGTTGCCTGCTGTTCGCTTGTCTGCTTCTGAGTTCTCTCCCTTCGCTGGCCCTTGATCGTCTTCAGGTCGAGGGCTATCTGTTGCCTAACGGCCTGCAAGTGCTGCTCAAACCGGGTTATGAAAAGGGTCATGTCGCGATTCGGCTGGTGGTCGGCATCGGCTTCGATGACTTCGCCTGCCAGGACAAGGAACTGCCGCATCTGCTGGAGCACTTGCTGTTCAGCGGCACCGACGACAGCGGCGAAGGCGGCCTTGAAGAGCGCATGCAAGCCTTGGGTGGCGAGTGGAATGCGTTCACCAGCAACACCGACACCACATTCGTGATCGAGGCACCGGCCAGCAATCAGCGCAAGATTCTCGATCTCTTACTGGAGATCCTGACCAATACGGAACTGCTGCAAAGCCGCTTCGATGAGGTCAAGCGCATCGTCGAGCGCGAAGACGGCGGCCACTTTTCCCATCTGCAACGCCTGCTCGATCGTCGCGAGTCCGGCACCGGTGCCAGCAATCAGCTGGCGATGGAACTGGGCCTCAAATGTGCCGAGCGGCCGCAGGTGGATGACATCACCCTCAAGCAGGTCGAGGATGTTTTCGCGAGCTGGTACGCCCCCAACAACATGACGCTGATCGTGGTCGGCGACCTCGACCGGTTGCTGCCCAGCTATCTGGAGCGGACTTACGGGCAGCTCAACCCGATCGATCCTATCGAGCATCCGCCGCTGGCCGAAAGCAATGGCACGGCCCAGGCTTCCAGCACTCTGATACGCGGCATGCTGGGCGAGGGCGCACGTTTGCACCTGACCTTCGCCGAGCCGCAGCTCGAAAAACAGCACGACGAAACCTGGGAACTGGTCGAGGCCTATCTGGACTGGGCGCTCTACACAGAGCTGCGCCTCAAGCACGGTTTGTCTTATGGACCATCGGCTGATCGTGAGGTCTTCGGGGAAGTCGGCTTCATGAGCCTGAATGCCGACCTTGAGCGCGATGACATCCATGAAGCCGAGCAAAGCATTCGCACTCTGCTCAAGCGCCTGAGCAAGGAAGGCATGCAACCGGCCACCTTTGCCCGCCTGCAACAGGCCGCCATTGCCAGACAGGCCTGGGCCGTGCAAGGCAACAGTGCGCTGGCCGATTATTACTGGGGGGCGCTCAATGACTATGAAAACGGGCGCTTTGTCGACCCGGTCAAACGCATCAAGGCCGTGAGCCTGGACACCGCCAATCACGCCATGCGCCAGTTGCTGGCCAAGCCCGGTTACTGGCGGGTCGAAAAATCATTGCTGAGCTACGACGACTTGTATGGGCTGGCTGCACTGGTTGTCGGCCTGATCGGGCTGCTGGTGTTCTGGCGAGTGCGCAAGCGTCTTCGCAAGTGA
- a CDS encoding Na/Pi cotransporter family protein yields MLTLLDLLSAVALLIWGTHIVRTGILRVYGAQLRRVLSQNMSKRPLAFIAGILVTALVQSSNATAMLVTSFVGQGLMTLTPALAIMLGADVGTALMSRVLTLDLSWLSPLLIFLGVIFFLSRKQTRAGQLGRVAIGLGLIVLALQLIVSATTPITQASGVKVLFASLTGDLMLDALVGALFALLSYSSLAAVLLTATLAGADVIGLPVAIGLVIGANIGSGLLAFLSTSMQNVAGRQVALGSLLYKLLGLLLIIPVLDPLVHWLSSLGFSPQELVIGFHLIYNTARCLLMLPTVGPMARLCAALLPYQAEANGPAKARHLDLAALSTPSLALANAVRETLRMGDLIESMLGSMLAVLRGTQTAVTQEVRRLNDDVEALYSAIKLYLAQMPREELGEHDNRRWAEIIELTINLELASDLIERMLRKIQQQKTSQRRSFSEVGLEELADLHVQLQSNLRLGLSVFLSSDEESARQLLREKRRFRALERRLAHAHVSRLQRKVVQSIETSSLHLELIADMKRLNSLFCSSAYAVLGAADTGALSSESIQEQSV; encoded by the coding sequence ATGCTGACCCTGCTCGATTTGTTATCCGCCGTGGCCCTGCTGATCTGGGGCACGCATATCGTGCGCACCGGAATCCTTCGCGTGTATGGCGCCCAGTTGCGCCGCGTCCTCAGCCAGAACATGTCCAAACGACCTCTCGCGTTTATCGCGGGCATTCTGGTCACCGCATTGGTGCAGAGCAGCAACGCCACCGCCATGCTGGTGACGTCGTTCGTGGGCCAGGGCCTGATGACCCTGACTCCCGCGCTGGCGATCATGCTCGGGGCCGATGTGGGAACGGCGCTGATGTCCCGCGTGCTGACCCTGGACCTGTCGTGGCTTTCACCGCTGCTGATTTTCCTCGGGGTGATTTTCTTTCTGTCGCGCAAACAGACACGGGCAGGGCAATTGGGCCGGGTCGCTATCGGACTGGGTCTGATCGTACTGGCATTGCAACTGATCGTTAGCGCGACCACGCCCATCACCCAGGCCTCCGGGGTAAAAGTGCTGTTCGCCTCACTGACCGGCGACCTGATGCTCGATGCCCTGGTCGGCGCCCTGTTCGCGCTGCTTTCCTATTCCAGTCTGGCGGCGGTATTGCTGACCGCCACGCTGGCAGGAGCCGATGTGATTGGCCTGCCTGTCGCAATCGGTCTGGTGATCGGCGCCAACATCGGCAGCGGGCTGCTGGCCTTTCTCAGCACCAGCATGCAAAACGTCGCCGGTCGGCAAGTGGCGCTGGGCAGCCTGCTTTACAAGCTGCTGGGCCTGTTGCTGATCATTCCGGTGCTCGACCCGCTGGTGCACTGGCTTTCTTCCCTGGGCTTCAGCCCTCAGGAACTGGTGATCGGTTTTCACCTGATCTACAACACCGCACGTTGCCTGCTGATGCTGCCCACCGTTGGCCCGATGGCGCGCCTGTGCGCCGCATTGCTGCCCTATCAGGCCGAAGCCAACGGCCCGGCCAAAGCCAGGCATCTGGACCTCGCCGCCTTGTCGACACCCAGCCTGGCATTGGCCAATGCCGTGCGTGAAACCTTGCGCATGGGCGACCTGATCGAAAGCATGCTGGGCTCGATGCTCGCGGTACTGCGCGGCACGCAAACGGCCGTCACCCAGGAAGTTCGCCGACTGAACGATGATGTGGAAGCACTCTATAGCGCGATCAAGCTGTATCTGGCCCAGATGCCTCGCGAGGAACTGGGCGAGCACGATAACCGTCGCTGGGCAGAAATCATCGAGCTGACCATCAACCTGGAACTGGCCAGCGACCTGATCGAGCGCATGCTGCGCAAGATCCAGCAGCAGAAGACCTCCCAGCGCCGCTCGTTCTCGGAAGTCGGCCTGGAAGAACTGGCCGACCTGCATGTCCAGTTGCAGTCCAACCTGCGTCTTGGCCTGTCGGTCTTTCTCAGTTCGGATGAAGAGAGCGCCCGCCAGTTGCTCAGGGAAAAGCGCCGCTTCAGGGCACTGGAACGGCGTCTTGCCCATGCTCACGTCAGCCGCCTGCAACGCAAGGTCGTGCAGAGTATCGAAACCAGCTCGCTGCATCTTGAGCTCATCGCTGACATGAAACGCTTGAACTCGCTATTCTGCAGCAGCGCCTATGCCGTGCTGGGAGCCGCCGATACCGGAGCCTTGTCGAGCGAGAGCATTCAAGAGCAATCGGTGTGA
- a CDS encoding CitMHS family transporter yields MLTFLGFAMVIAFMYLIMSKRMTALIALIIVPIIFALFGGFGPQIGPMMLAGITKLAPTGVMLMFAILYFALMIDSGLFDPAVRKILKMVKGDPMRISVGTAVLALVVSLDGDGATTYMICVAAMLPLYSRVGMSPRIMAGLIILAGGVMNMTPWGGPTARAASALHVDASDIFVPMIPAMLAGVVAILVIAYFYGKRERARLGELHLQGDEIDHSEISVSQFPDARRPKMIWFNGALTLALMVALMMSLLPLPVLFMIAFSIAMIINYPKLQDQKDRVAAHAGSVLSVVGLIFAAGIFTGILTGTGMVDAMSKSLLAVIPEAMGPYLAVITALASMPFTFFMSNDAFYFGVLPVLAEAAAHYGITPVEMARASIVGQPVHLLSPLVPSTYLLVALAGIDFGDHQRFTLKWAILVCICILIAALLMGIFPLVSSV; encoded by the coding sequence ATGTTGACTTTCCTTGGCTTCGCCATGGTTATTGCGTTCATGTACCTGATCATGAGCAAACGCATGACCGCGCTTATTGCCCTGATTATCGTACCGATCATTTTTGCCCTGTTCGGCGGCTTCGGCCCGCAGATTGGCCCGATGATGCTGGCTGGCATCACCAAGCTGGCGCCAACCGGCGTCATGCTGATGTTCGCAATTCTCTACTTCGCTCTGATGATCGACTCGGGCCTGTTCGACCCGGCCGTGCGCAAGATCCTGAAAATGGTGAAAGGCGACCCGATGCGCATTTCGGTCGGCACTGCCGTGCTGGCGCTGGTGGTTTCCCTGGACGGTGACGGCGCGACCACTTACATGATCTGCGTCGCAGCCATGCTGCCGCTCTACAGCCGTGTCGGCATGAGCCCGCGCATCATGGCTGGCCTGATCATTCTGGCTGGCGGCGTGATGAACATGACACCATGGGGCGGCCCGACCGCTCGCGCAGCCAGCGCCCTGCATGTGGATGCCTCGGATATTTTCGTACCGATGATCCCTGCCATGCTGGCCGGTGTGGTCGCGATCCTGGTCATTGCCTACTTCTACGGCAAACGTGAACGTGCCCGTCTGGGTGAACTGCATCTGCAAGGCGATGAAATCGACCACAGCGAAATCAGTGTTTCGCAGTTCCCGGATGCCCGTCGTCCGAAGATGATCTGGTTCAACGGTGCCCTGACGCTGGCGCTGATGGTCGCCCTGATGATGAGCCTGCTGCCTCTGCCCGTGCTGTTCATGATCGCGTTCAGTATCGCGATGATCATCAACTACCCGAAACTTCAGGACCAGAAAGACCGTGTTGCGGCACACGCCGGTAGCGTTCTGTCGGTAGTCGGCCTGATCTTCGCCGCCGGTATCTTCACCGGCATCCTGACCGGCACCGGCATGGTCGACGCCATGTCGAAAAGCCTGCTGGCTGTGATCCCGGAAGCGATGGGGCCTTACCTGGCGGTCATCACTGCACTGGCGAGCATGCCGTTCACCTTCTTCATGTCCAACGATGCGTTCTACTTCGGCGTATTGCCGGTACTCGCGGAAGCGGCTGCCCATTACGGCATCACGCCGGTGGAAATGGCTCGCGCCTCGATCGTCGGCCAGCCGGTTCACCTGCTCAGCCCGCTGGTTCCATCGACCTATCTGCTGGTAGCACTGGCCGGTATCGACTTCGGTGATCACCAGCGCTTCACCCTGAAATGGGCGATCCTGGTCTGTATCTGCATCCTGATCGCTGCACTGCTGATGGGTATCTTCCCGCTGGTCAGCAGCGTTTAA
- a CDS encoding aminoacyl-tRNA deacylase and HDOD domain-containing protein gives MTEVAHVDDSHQAPSVIRQLLEKLAISCNEVVDDTSLPASRKVQAVLVEDAVGALLILFPQSQLLDLNRITELTGRQLAAVPHDRLLRMLAKHNLHALPGLPALTSSPCLYDDRLLQEPALLIGSGEPGVLLEINSEDFRGMLSKASAAHFGELLSGIHPNLDRPDDDREEITQAMHAFTARRIQQRLEATLEIPPLAGTAQKIIKLRVDPDATIDDITGVVETDPALAAQVVSWAASPYYASTGKIRSVEDAIVRVLGFDLVINLALGLALGKTLSLPKDHPQQTTPYWQQSIYTAAVIEGLTRAIPRAKRPEGGLTYLAGLLHNFGYLLLAHVFPPHFSLICRQLEVNPHLHHSYVEHHLLGISREQIGAWLMRYWDMPDELSTALRFQHDPYYAGKHCEYANLIFLAVRLLSANGVGSGPQQEIPDELFERLGLSREKANESVRKVLEAEVMLRELASQFSQ, from the coding sequence ATGACAGAAGTTGCCCACGTCGATGACTCTCACCAAGCCCCGTCGGTAATCCGGCAACTGCTTGAAAAACTGGCCATCTCCTGTAACGAAGTCGTGGATGACACGAGCCTGCCGGCATCGCGTAAAGTCCAGGCCGTGCTGGTCGAAGACGCTGTTGGCGCGCTACTGATCCTGTTCCCGCAGAGCCAGTTGCTGGACCTCAACCGGATCACCGAGTTGACCGGTCGCCAGTTGGCAGCCGTTCCCCATGATCGCCTCCTGCGCATGCTCGCCAAGCACAACCTGCATGCCCTGCCGGGCTTGCCAGCCCTGACCAGTTCTCCCTGCCTGTATGACGATCGTCTGCTGCAGGAACCTGCGTTACTGATTGGCTCCGGAGAGCCGGGCGTTCTGCTGGAAATCAACAGCGAAGACTTCAGGGGCATGCTGAGCAAGGCCAGTGCAGCGCATTTTGGCGAACTGCTGAGCGGTATTCATCCAAACCTCGATCGTCCCGATGACGACCGCGAAGAAATCACCCAGGCCATGCATGCCTTCACGGCACGGCGCATCCAGCAACGCCTGGAAGCGACGCTGGAAATTCCACCGCTGGCCGGTACTGCGCAGAAGATCATCAAGCTGCGTGTCGACCCTGACGCAACCATCGATGACATTACCGGCGTGGTTGAAACCGACCCTGCGCTGGCCGCTCAGGTCGTGAGTTGGGCCGCTTCGCCCTACTACGCCTCGACAGGCAAGATTCGCTCGGTCGAAGACGCCATCGTCCGCGTGCTGGGTTTCGATCTGGTCATCAACCTGGCGCTGGGTCTGGCACTTGGCAAGACCCTGAGCCTGCCCAAGGACCATCCACAGCAGACAACGCCTTACTGGCAACAGTCGATCTACACCGCTGCGGTCATTGAGGGCCTGACCCGTGCCATTCCGCGCGCCAAGCGCCCGGAAGGCGGCCTGACCTATCTGGCCGGCCTGCTGCACAACTTCGGCTACCTGCTGCTGGCACACGTGTTCCCGCCGCATTTCTCGCTGATCTGCCGTCAACTGGAGGTCAACCCGCATCTGCATCACAGCTATGTCGAGCATCACTTGCTGGGCATCAGCCGCGAACAGATCGGTGCCTGGCTGATGCGTTACTGGGACATGCCGGACGAACTGTCCACTGCGCTGCGCTTCCAGCATGACCCGTACTACGCGGGCAAGCATTGCGAATACGCCAACCTGATCTTTCTGGCGGTCCGCCTGCTGAGCGCCAACGGCGTCGGTTCGGGCCCTCAGCAGGAAATCCCGGACGAGTTGTTCGAGCGCCTGGGCCTGAGTCGTGAAAAAGCCAACGAATCTGTCAGAAAGGTTCTGGAAGCCGAAGTCATGCTGCGTGAACTGGCGTCTCAGTTCTCCCAGTAA
- the recG gene encoding ATP-dependent DNA helicase RecG has product MSELSKVSVTALKGVGEAMAEKLAKVGLENLQDVLFHLPLRYQDRTRIVPIGALRPGQDAVIEGVVSGADVVMGKRRSLLVRLGDGTGVVSLRFYHFSNAQKESMKRGTHLRCFGEARPGASGLEIYHPEYRALTGDEPAPVEQTLTPIYPTTEGLTQQRLRQLCQQSLAMLGPKSLPDWLPEELARDYQLAPLDDAIRYLHHPPADADIEELALGHHWAQHRLAFEELLTHQLSQQRLRESLRAQHAPALPLAKKLPRQFLANLGFPPTGAQQRVGKEVAYDLSQPEPMLRLIQGDVGAGKTVVAALAALQALEAGYQVALMAPTEILAEQHYINFQRWLEPLGVGVAWLAGKLKGKARATSLEQIASGTPMVVGTHALFQDEVQFKSLALVIIDEQHRFGVQQRLALRKKGVGGMMCPHQLIMTATPIPRTLAMSAYADLDTSILDELPPGRTPVNTVLVADSRRIEVIERVRAACAEGRQAYWVCTLIEESEELTCKAAETSFEELSSALGELRVGLIHGRMKPAEKAAIMAEFKQGALQLLVATTVIEVGVDVPNASLMIIENPERLGLAQLHQLRGRVGRGSAVSHCVLLYHPPLSQVGRQRLGIMRETNDGFVIAEKDLELRGPGEMLGTRQTGLLQFKVADLMRDADLLPAVRDAAHALLERWPQHVSPLLERWLRHGQQYGQV; this is encoded by the coding sequence ATGAGCGAGCTTTCCAAAGTCTCGGTCACGGCGCTCAAGGGCGTCGGCGAGGCCATGGCTGAAAAGCTGGCAAAGGTGGGCCTGGAAAACCTGCAGGATGTGCTGTTTCACCTGCCGCTGCGTTATCAGGACCGGACTCGCATCGTCCCTATCGGCGCGTTGCGTCCTGGCCAGGATGCGGTGATCGAAGGCGTGGTCAGCGGCGCCGATGTGGTCATGGGCAAGCGCCGCAGCCTGCTGGTGCGACTGGGTGACGGCACAGGCGTTGTCAGCCTGCGCTTTTACCACTTCAGCAACGCCCAGAAGGAAAGCATGAAGCGCGGGACTCATCTGCGCTGCTTTGGCGAAGCCAGACCCGGCGCTTCGGGCCTGGAAATCTACCACCCCGAATACCGGGCGCTGACCGGCGACGAACCCGCGCCTGTCGAGCAGACCCTCACACCGATCTATCCGACCACCGAAGGCCTGACCCAGCAACGCCTGCGTCAGCTCTGCCAGCAAAGCCTGGCGATGCTCGGCCCCAAAAGTCTGCCGGACTGGCTGCCCGAAGAGCTGGCACGTGACTACCAGTTGGCTCCGCTGGACGATGCGATTCGCTATCTGCATCATCCGCCCGCCGATGCCGACATCGAAGAACTCGCCCTGGGCCATCACTGGGCGCAACACCGTCTGGCGTTTGAAGAATTGCTGACCCATCAGCTTTCCCAGCAACGGCTGCGTGAAAGCCTGCGTGCGCAGCATGCACCGGCCTTGCCCCTGGCGAAGAAACTGCCCAGGCAGTTCCTGGCCAACCTGGGCTTTCCACCCACCGGCGCACAGCAGCGGGTCGGCAAGGAAGTGGCTTACGACCTCAGCCAGCCAGAGCCCATGCTGCGCCTGATTCAGGGCGATGTGGGCGCGGGCAAGACCGTCGTCGCTGCACTGGCAGCACTCCAGGCACTGGAAGCCGGTTATCAGGTTGCCTTGATGGCGCCGACCGAGATCCTCGCCGAACAGCACTACATCAACTTCCAGCGCTGGCTTGAACCGCTGGGCGTGGGCGTAGCCTGGCTGGCGGGCAAGCTCAAGGGCAAGGCCCGCGCCACGTCACTGGAACAGATCGCCAGCGGCACGCCCATGGTGGTGGGTACTCATGCACTGTTCCAGGATGAAGTGCAGTTCAAGAGTCTGGCGCTGGTCATCATCGACGAACAGCACCGCTTCGGCGTCCAGCAACGTCTGGCTCTGCGCAAGAAAGGCGTGGGCGGCATGATGTGTCCGCATCAGTTGATCATGACCGCGACCCCCATTCCGCGAACCCTGGCCATGAGCGCCTACGCCGACCTGGATACCTCGATCCTCGATGAACTGCCGCCTGGGCGAACACCGGTCAATACCGTGCTGGTAGCCGACAGCCGTCGCATCGAAGTCATCGAGCGAGTGCGCGCTGCCTGTGCAGAAGGTCGCCAGGCCTATTGGGTCTGCACACTGATCGAAGAATCCGAAGAACTGACCTGCAAGGCCGCCGAGACTTCGTTCGAAGAACTGAGCAGTGCGCTGGGAGAGTTGCGGGTCGGGCTGATTCACGGGCGCATGAAGCCTGCGGAAAAGGCCGCGATCATGGCCGAGTTCAAACAGGGTGCACTGCAATTGCTGGTAGCGACCACAGTCATCGAAGTCGGCGTCGATGTGCCCAACGCCAGCCTGATGATCATCGAAAACCCCGAGCGCCTCGGGCTTGCCCAGTTGCACCAGTTGCGCGGGCGTGTCGGACGCGGCAGTGCCGTCAGCCATTGCGTGCTGCTCTACCATCCGCCGCTTTCACAAGTCGGCCGTCAACGCCTGGGCATCATGCGTGAAACCAATGACGGGTTCGTCATCGCCGAAAAGGATCTGGAACTGCGTGGTCCGGGTGAAATGCTGGGAACCCGACAAACGGGCCTCCTGCAGTTCAAGGTGGCTGATCTGATGCGTGATGCCGATTTGCTACCTGCCGTGCGAGATGCGGCCCACGCGCTTTTGGAGCGCTGGCCACAGCATGTCAGCCCCTTGCTTGAGCGCTGGTTGAGACACGGTCAACAATACGGTCAGGTGTGA
- a CDS encoding hydrogen peroxide-inducible genes activator — protein sequence MTLTELRYIVTLAQEQHFGHAAERCHVSQPTLSVGVKKLEDELGVLIFERSKSAVRLTPVGEGIVAQAQKVLEQAQGIRELAQAGKNQLTAPLKVGAIYTVGPYLFPHLIPQLHRVAPQMPLYIEENFTHVLRDKLRNGELDAVIIALPFNEADVLTLPLYDEPFSVLMPANHPWTQKTSIDASALNDKSLLLLGEGHCFRDQVLEACPTLTKGGEGARHTTVESSSLETIRHMVASGLGISILPLSAVDSHHYAPGVIEVRPLTAPVPFRTVAIAWRASFPRPKAIEILADSVRLCSVARPKTEAS from the coding sequence ATGACCCTTACAGAATTGCGCTATATCGTCACGCTTGCTCAAGAGCAGCATTTCGGCCACGCCGCCGAACGCTGCCACGTCAGCCAGCCCACACTCTCGGTGGGCGTTAAAAAGCTCGAAGATGAACTGGGTGTGCTGATTTTCGAGCGCAGCAAGAGTGCTGTACGTCTGACGCCTGTCGGTGAAGGCATCGTTGCCCAGGCCCAAAAGGTGCTGGAGCAGGCACAAGGCATCCGCGAGCTGGCCCAGGCGGGCAAGAACCAACTGACGGCGCCGCTGAAAGTCGGCGCTATCTACACCGTCGGCCCGTATCTGTTTCCGCATCTGATTCCACAACTGCACCGGGTCGCCCCGCAGATGCCGTTGTACATCGAAGAAAACTTCACTCACGTCCTGCGCGACAAGCTGCGCAACGGTGAGCTGGACGCGGTCATCATCGCCTTGCCTTTCAACGAAGCCGATGTGCTGACCCTGCCACTCTACGACGAGCCCTTCTCGGTTCTGATGCCGGCCAACCATCCATGGACCCAGAAAACGTCCATCGATGCCTCGGCACTCAACGACAAGAGCCTGTTGCTGCTGGGCGAAGGTCACTGCTTCCGGGATCAGGTCCTGGAAGCCTGCCCGACGCTGACCAAAGGCGGCGAAGGCGCCCGGCATACGACCGTGGAATCCAGCTCGCTGGAAACCATTCGCCATATGGTCGCCTCAGGACTGGGTATCTCGATCCTGCCGCTGTCGGCAGTGGACAGCCACCATTACGCTCCTGGCGTCATCGAAGTTCGCCCGCTGACGGCCCCCGTACCTTTCCGTACGGTCGCCATCGCATGGCGCGCCAGTTTCCCAAGGCCCAAGGCAATCGAGATTCTTGCTGACTCCGTACGCCTGTGTTCAGTGGCTCGTCCAAAAACAGAAGCAAGCTAG